CCGCAGATTAAGCGGTTTGCGCTGCGGGGTGAACCCCGCCCTCCGCTGGCTCATCCTCATCGGTGCCGAGGAAGCCGCCGGATTGCCGGTTCCAATAGCGCGCATAGGTGCCGCCTTCGGCCAGCAATTCCTCGTGGCTGCCCTGTTCGACAATGCGCCCGTCCTCGAGCACGACGATCCGGTCCATCTCGGCAATGGTAGAAAGGCGATGGGCGATGGCCAGCACCGTCTTGCCGGTCATCACCCGGTCGAGCGAATCCTGGATGGCCGCCTCGACCTCGCTGTCGAGCGCCGAGGTCGCCTCGTCCAGAATCAGGATCGGCGCGTTCTTCAGGAAGGCGCGGGCCAGCGCGATCCGCTGGCGCTGACCACCAGAAAGTTTCACCCCACGCTCGCCCAGATGGGCGTCATAGCCGGTGCGGCCGGCATTGTCTTGCATATCCGCGATGAAGCCACTGGCCTCGGCGGCGTCTGCGGCGGCCTCGATCTGTGCGTCGGTCGCGTTGGGCGTACCGTAGCGGATATTGTCGCGGGCCGAGCGGTTGAACATCGCGGTCTCCTGCGTGACCATCCCGATCTGGCGGCGCAGGCTTTCCTGCGTGACCGCGCGAAGATCCTGCCCGTCGATCAGGATCCGCCCCTGCTCGACATCGTAAAGCCGCAGCAGCAGCGCGACGAGCGTCGATTTCCCCGCGCCAGAGGCGCCGACCAGCCCGACACGCTCGCCGGGGCGGATCGTCAGATCGATGTCGCGCACGCCGCCGCGCCCGTCTTCGCGGCCATAGTTGAAGGTGACTTTATCGAAGCGGATCAACCCCTCGACCTGGCGAAGCGCCGTGGCATCCGCAGCGTCGGTCAGCGTGTGTGGCGGCGAGAGGGTCTTCATCCCGTCCTCTATCTCGCCGATTGAGCCCCAGATCCCCATCAGCGCCATGCTGATCCAGCCGGTCATCTGCGACAGGCGCAGCGCGATGGCCCCGGTCGCGGCAATGTCGCCCGCCGTCGCCTGTCCCTGCTGCCACAGCAGCACGACGCCCGAGATCAGCACCACCGGCACCAGCCCGGCAAGCGTCATCAGCGACATCCGGAACCAGGTCGAGAGCACGCCGAAATCAAGCGCCCGCTCTCGGAAGCCGGCCATGGCGGACAGCGCGGCGCGGTCCTCGTGATCGTCATGGGCGAAGAGCTTCACCGTCTTGATATTGGTGATTGTGTCCACCACCTGGCCGGTCACGACCGCGCGGGCCGAGGCGCGTGCCGCCGAGCGGGTGCGAATGCGCGGCAGGAAAAAGCGGATCAGCGCGATATAGGCGGCAAGCCACAGCAACAGCGCCAGCGCCACCCAGGCGTCGATCGAGATCAGAAAGGCTGCCGAGCCGATCACAGCGGCAAGCGCAAAGGTGACGACATTGACCATCTCGGTCGCGAAATCGGTGATCGCGCGGGCGGTCTGCATCTGCTTCTGCGCCAGCCGTCCGGCAAAGTCATTGTCGAAAAAGCTTACCGCCTGGCCCATCGTCCAGCGATGGAGCCGTGACAGGACCAGAGGCAGGATATTCGGCGTGATGATGACGCTGGAAGAGGCGGTGGAAAAGGCCAGGATCAGCGGGCGCAGCACCAGGAAGAACAGCACGAATCCCAGCAGGACAGGGCCGCTTGCCTGCCACAGCGTCTCTGGTGTGGCTCCGGTCACGGAATCGATCACCGCGCCAAGCAGCACGGCCGAGGCGACATCTGCCGCGCCACTCGCGGCCGAGGCCACCGCTGCGACGCTCAGACCACGCCCGGCGCCTTTCAGCGCCCAGCGGATGAATCGCATCATGGTTTGCGGCGGCGGGCCCTCGGCGGGGCGGAACGCGTCGATCATATTGGCAAAGCTTGCGTGCAGATTCATGTGTCGTCCCCTGCCGCCAGATAGGCCGCGTCGAGCAGCGCCGGTTTCGGTGCCGCGAAGCCGGAGTCGATCCAGAGCTGCTCAGCCGCCGCAAGCCCGCGCCCGATAGCCGCACCGGAGAGTGCGGGCATCAGGTCTCGGGCCGAGATCGGCAGGCGGGCCGTTGCAGCATTCGCGATCCGCTCGGCCCAGCCGGGCGGCGGAGCGTCGCCGCGCCCGATCCGGATCAGGGCCGTGTCCCGGGCAATTTCTGCGCCGTGGCGATAGGCGATTTCGTCCAACGGGTCGCCCTCGGCGGCGGCCAGCCTGCCCAGATAGGCGCTTTCAGCACGTGACAGGCGCAACCGGTCGGTGCAATCTCCGGCACGCAGCGCGGCGAGGCGACGACGCCAGTCGGGGCAGACACCCACCGCGCGCTCGGCAGCGATCAGGCCGGCCACGCCCTGTGCCGCAGCATTCGGCAGGATCTGCGCCATGACCCCGGTTTCGACCATCAGCGTCACCGCATCTGACGGGTCCGGGGCGGCGAGCAGCTTGCGCAGTTCGGCCCCGATCCGTTCGGCGGAAACGCGGGACAGGCCGTCCCGATTGGCGGCGATGGCCTCGGTGGTGCCGGGCGCGCTGCGATCGGCATACCAGGCGACAAAGCGGAAAAAGCGCAGCACCCGCAGGTAATCCTCGCGAATGCGGGCCGCGGGGTCGCCCACGAAGCGCAGCTCGCGCCGGTGCAGATCCTCCCAACCGCCGACCGGGTCGAGCACCTGGCCTTCCGCATCGGCATAGAGCGCGTTCATGGTGAAATCTCGGCGGGCGGCATCTTCTGCGACTTCGCGCGAAAAGGCGACGACGGCGCGGCGGCCATCGGTCTCGACATCGCGTCGAAAGGTGGTGACTTCGAAAGCCATCCCGTGGGCGACGACGGTGACGGTGCCGTGATCGACCCCGGTCGGAACCGGCTTGAACCCCGCAGTGCGGGACAACTCGATCACCCGCTCGGGGCGTGCATCCGTCGCAATGTCGACATCGCCGACCGGCAGGCCAAGCGCGGCGTTTCGCACCGCGCCTCCAACGATCAGCGCATGATGGCCGCCGCGTGACAGCATCTGCATTACGCCCTGAAGCCCGTTGCTGCGCAGAAAATCACCGTCGATCTTCATGCGCGGAGCCTTTCGGCGAGCCCGTGCAGAATGCGCGCCGTGGCGCCCCAGAGGTAATAGGGACCGAACGGCGCCACGCGATAGGCGCGCCATTCGCCGCGCCACATGCGGCCTTCGAGCCGATACCGCCCGGGGTCGGAAATATGCGAAAAGGGCAGGGCAAAGACTTCGGCCACCTCGCCCGGCTCGGCGATGGGCTCGAAGTCGCCGCGAACGATGCCGATAACCGGGGTGATGCGGAACTGCGTCACGGTGCGATGGGTGGGCAGCGTGCCGAGGATCTCAAGCTGCGCGCTGTCCAGACCGATCTCTTCCTGCGCCTCGCGCAGCGCCGCGGCCACAACATCGGCATCGCCGGGATCGAGCTTGCCGCCCGGCAGGGCGACCTGGCCCGGATGATGCCGCATCGTCGCGGCGCGTTTGGTCAGGTAAAGCCGCCCATCGGTCTCGTGAAACGCGGCGAGCACGCCAGCCTCGCGCAGCGTGGCGTCGGGCGGCATGGGGCGGTCATCGAAATCGAAATCCGAGCTCGGCGGGGTCTGCCGCTCAAGCGCCGCGGTCAGTGCTGATCGCAAATCGTCACCCGACCGCGGCGCGCTGCCCTTGCGCGCGGAGGGCAGGGGCACCGCGGCGTTGCGCGGCCCCCTGGACGTCGCCGGACCCTGCCCGGCGCGCGCGGTCATTCCGCCGCTTCACCCTGCGGCAGGCGGTTGCCATCCGCATCAATCTCGGCCTCGAACCCCAGCGAGCGCGGGTCGAATTCGTAATGCGCGCCGCAGAATTGGCAATCGGCGGTGACCAGCCCCTCGTCGGTGGTCATATGCGCGATGTCTTTCTGCGAATAGATGGACAGCGTGCCACGCACCTTGTCCTCGCTGCACGAACAGCCGAATTCGACGCGCTGCGGGTCGAAAACGCGAGGCTGTTCCTCATGGAAAAGGCGCACCAGCAGTTCGGTCGGCGCGACAGAGGGGCCGATCAGCTCCATCTCCTCGACGGTGGAAAGAAGATGGTTGGCGCGGCTCCAATCCTCGGATTCCTCGCCCTGCAGAATATCGGCCGCCTCGACGAGCCTGACCTCATCCGGGCCGTCGCTGTCCTGCATCGGCTGTGCCGGCAGCGTTTGCAGCATGATACCGCCCGCGCGCCAGCCTTTGGGCTGACCGCGCAGCATAGAGGGGCCGTAGGACAGTGTGAAGCTGGTCGGAAGCTGCTCGGACTGAGCGAAATAGGCACCCGCACATGCCGCCAAAGAACCGCCATCCAGCGGGGTAATGCCCTGATAGGGCTGATTGCCGGCGCCCTGGTCGATCAGGATCGCGAAATATCCCTCGCCGATCTGATCGAAATGCGCGCCATCGGTCAGCCGCTCGGGGTCGAAGCTGGCCCAGGCGCGGATGCGGGCCGGTTCACCCTCGGCCTCGGGCGCGTAGTAATCCGCGGCGATGGTGCGAATCGCCCCCTTGCCACGCACCTGTAGCGACAGCTTCCAGCGCAGCTTGATGGTCGGCCCGATCAGCGCAGTCAGCAGCGCCAGTTCGGCCACCGCGGCGGCGACCGGGGCGGGGTAGTCATGGCGTGACAGGATGTGGTCCAGAACGCCGTCGAGCCGGGCGACTCTGCCCCGGATCGAGGAACGGTCGAGCTGGAACGGCAGGACGGTGTCGTCCCACGCGATCTGGTTGATCTCGGTCATGATGGTCCTTCGGGTCTCTGGCGCCGATCCGGCGCGCGTCAGGCCCCAATATAGGACGACTGGCCGCGATCCCAAGGGGGAATGCGGCGCGGCCCGTTCCGGCGGGGGACCGCGCGGGACGGCCGGCCATGGAGCAA
This genomic window from Paracoccus sediminicola contains:
- a CDS encoding ABC transporter ATP-binding protein; its protein translation is MNLHASFANMIDAFRPAEGPPPQTMMRFIRWALKGAGRGLSVAAVASAASGAADVASAVLLGAVIDSVTGATPETLWQASGPVLLGFVLFFLVLRPLILAFSTASSSVIITPNILPLVLSRLHRWTMGQAVSFFDNDFAGRLAQKQMQTARAITDFATEMVNVVTFALAAVIGSAAFLISIDAWVALALLLWLAAYIALIRFFLPRIRTRSAARASARAVVTGQVVDTITNIKTVKLFAHDDHEDRAALSAMAGFRERALDFGVLSTWFRMSLMTLAGLVPVVLISGVVLLWQQGQATAGDIAATGAIALRLSQMTGWISMALMGIWGSIGEIEDGMKTLSPPHTLTDAADATALRQVEGLIRFDKVTFNYGREDGRGGVRDIDLTIRPGERVGLVGASGAGKSTLVALLLRLYDVEQGRILIDGQDLRAVTQESLRRQIGMVTQETAMFNRSARDNIRYGTPNATDAQIEAAADAAEASGFIADMQDNAGRTGYDAHLGERGVKLSGGQRQRIALARAFLKNAPILILDEATSALDSEVEAAIQDSLDRVMTGKTVLAIAHRLSTIAEMDRIVVLEDGRIVEQGSHEELLAEGGTYARYWNRQSGGFLGTDEDEPAEGGVHPAAQTA
- a CDS encoding CCA tRNA nucleotidyltransferase; translated protein: MKIDGDFLRSNGLQGVMQMLSRGGHHALIVGGAVRNAALGLPVGDVDIATDARPERVIELSRTAGFKPVPTGVDHGTVTVVAHGMAFEVTTFRRDVETDGRRAVVAFSREVAEDAARRDFTMNALYADAEGQVLDPVGGWEDLHRRELRFVGDPAARIREDYLRVLRFFRFVAWYADRSAPGTTEAIAANRDGLSRVSAERIGAELRKLLAAPDPSDAVTLMVETGVMAQILPNAAAQGVAGLIAAERAVGVCPDWRRRLAALRAGDCTDRLRLSRAESAYLGRLAAAEGDPLDEIAYRHGAEIARDTALIRIGRGDAPPPGWAERIANAATARLPISARDLMPALSGAAIGRGLAAAEQLWIDSGFAAPKPALLDAAYLAAGDDT
- a CDS encoding NUDIX hydrolase codes for the protein MTARAGQGPATSRGPRNAAVPLPSARKGSAPRSGDDLRSALTAALERQTPPSSDFDFDDRPMPPDATLREAGVLAAFHETDGRLYLTKRAATMRHHPGQVALPGGKLDPGDADVVAAALREAQEEIGLDSAQLEILGTLPTHRTVTQFRITPVIGIVRGDFEPIAEPGEVAEVFALPFSHISDPGRYRLEGRMWRGEWRAYRVAPFGPYYLWGATARILHGLAERLRA
- a CDS encoding Hsp33 family molecular chaperone HslO, whose product is MTEINQIAWDDTVLPFQLDRSSIRGRVARLDGVLDHILSRHDYPAPVAAAVAELALLTALIGPTIKLRWKLSLQVRGKGAIRTIAADYYAPEAEGEPARIRAWASFDPERLTDGAHFDQIGEGYFAILIDQGAGNQPYQGITPLDGGSLAACAGAYFAQSEQLPTSFTLSYGPSMLRGQPKGWRAGGIMLQTLPAQPMQDSDGPDEVRLVEAADILQGEESEDWSRANHLLSTVEEMELIGPSVAPTELLVRLFHEEQPRVFDPQRVEFGCSCSEDKVRGTLSIYSQKDIAHMTTDEGLVTADCQFCGAHYEFDPRSLGFEAEIDADGNRLPQGEAAE